In Pelomonas sp. SE-A7, one genomic interval encodes:
- a CDS encoding type II secretion system F family protein, translating to MPHFAYTARSGSDLLKGVLEAGSPAEVVEVLRGRGHLPVSITPAKAPTSADELSLSKLFERWTLPAVGTVDLMLMSRQLHTLLRSGVPILRALAGLQESATHQRLKDTLLALRQSLESGIDFATSLAQHPAVFSGFYVALVRVGEMTGRLDEVLLRLYTHLEFELFMSQQVKAALRYPMFVGIAMAIAIGVINVMVIPAFAGVFKSFNAELPLATRILLATSNFTIEFGWLLVLLGIAAFFGWKRWTATPAGELWWDEKKLRLPLAGKIVKKAMLARMARSLSLSLKSGVPVEQALTVVAQTVENKFMQGKVEKMRESVERGDSILRSAAASGVFTPVVLQMVAVGEETGALDELLEEVGALYSNEVQYELKTLSQQIEPILIVFLGVLVLILALGVFLPIWDLGRVAMKR from the coding sequence ATGCCGCATTTCGCCTACACCGCCCGCAGCGGCAGCGACCTGCTCAAGGGCGTGCTGGAAGCCGGCAGCCCGGCCGAAGTGGTCGAGGTGCTGCGCGGTCGCGGCCATCTGCCGGTCTCGATCACACCGGCCAAGGCGCCGACCTCGGCCGACGAGCTGAGCCTGTCCAAGCTGTTCGAACGCTGGACCCTGCCGGCGGTCGGCACCGTGGACCTGATGCTGATGAGCCGCCAGCTGCACACGCTGCTGCGATCGGGCGTGCCCATCCTGCGCGCGCTGGCCGGGCTGCAGGAGTCGGCCACCCACCAGCGGCTCAAGGACACGCTGCTGGCCTTGCGCCAGAGCCTGGAATCCGGCATCGACTTCGCCACCTCGCTGGCCCAGCACCCGGCCGTCTTCAGCGGCTTCTACGTGGCCCTGGTGCGCGTGGGCGAGATGACCGGCCGGCTCGACGAGGTGCTGCTGCGGCTCTACACCCACCTGGAGTTCGAGCTCTTCATGAGCCAGCAGGTCAAGGCGGCCCTGCGCTATCCGATGTTCGTGGGCATCGCCATGGCCATCGCCATCGGGGTGATCAACGTGATGGTGATTCCGGCCTTCGCCGGCGTGTTCAAGAGCTTCAATGCCGAGCTGCCGCTGGCCACCCGCATCCTGCTGGCCACCTCCAACTTCACCATCGAATTCGGCTGGCTGCTGGTGCTGCTGGGCATAGCGGCGTTCTTCGGCTGGAAGCGCTGGACCGCCACGCCGGCCGGCGAACTCTGGTGGGACGAGAAGAAGCTCAGGCTGCCGCTGGCCGGCAAGATCGTCAAGAAGGCCATGCTGGCCCGCATGGCCCGCTCGCTGAGCCTGTCGCTGAAGTCCGGCGTGCCGGTCGAGCAGGCGCTGACCGTGGTGGCACAGACCGTCGAGAACAAGTTCATGCAGGGCAAGGTCGAGAAGATGCGCGAGAGCGTCGAGCGCGGCGACTCCATCCTGCGTTCGGCCGCCGCCAGCGGCGTGTTCACCCCCGTGGTGCTGCAGATGGTGGCCGTGGGCGAGGAAACCGGCGCCCTGGACGAACTGCTGGAGGAGGTCGGCGCGCTCTACAGCAACGAAGTGCAGTACGAGCTCAAGACCCTGAGCCAGCAGATCGAGCCCATCCTGATCGTCTTCCTGGGCGTGCTGGTGCTGATCCTGGCGCTGGGCGTGTTCCTGCCGATCTGGGATCTGGGCCGGGTGGCCATGAAGCGCTGA
- a CDS encoding type II secretion system protein codes for MRNLQKAAQQGFTMIELIVVIVILGVLAATALPKFFDLGSDAKAAALQGVAGAANSAMSLNYGGCAVVGNVVTANKCVKIRNCNEVPNILQGGLPTGYTVANLAIAAIGTNEPACTITQTAGGATATFTGIGAGT; via the coding sequence ATGAGGAATCTGCAAAAGGCCGCCCAGCAGGGCTTCACGATGATCGAGCTGATCGTCGTCATCGTCATCCTGGGCGTGCTGGCCGCGACGGCCCTGCCCAAGTTCTTCGACCTCGGCAGCGATGCCAAGGCGGCGGCGCTGCAAGGCGTGGCCGGCGCCGCCAACAGCGCCATGTCGCTGAACTACGGCGGCTGCGCGGTGGTGGGCAACGTGGTCACCGCCAACAAGTGCGTGAAGATCCGCAACTGCAACGAAGTCCCCAACATCCTGCAGGGCGGCCTGCCGACCGGCTATACCGTGGCCAACCTGGCGATCGCGGCCATCGGCACGAACGAGCCGGCCTGCACCATCACCCAGACCGCCGGCGGCGCCACGGCCACCTTCACCGGCATCGGCGCCGGCACCTGA
- a CDS encoding DUF6701 domain-containing protein: protein MRALRRSAAAALLLGLLLAATAARATTYKVGTASASCSAPTHSTITAALAAAGASGSNHTINICAGTYAENNLDITGSGHAGLTLQSLSGSIDVKIWPGNCTGNKLITVSKTNVTLKGLDLLGPNGNCVAVSGSDAGNFTGQNLKVDSQGDGLNFSGYSPALVLSNVTIVSAKGMGIDVAGTGDTVTMTGITVTGAKTHGIHVKGRAGSPVFTDLQITATSHGLYLEDTQHATLKVASLSRNSISAGNDGLHYVGDIGTFKVYDTNLSGGTDSTNDNAVQVQSNVWGAWEIKRITIGASRGGAVRVNGGDSPVLEDLDITSEKEGIYLKDSQHASIRVNTLSKNTIQAGTTGIYLAGNAGTFTVNKTELTAGTGGSHHGIRANKTWGAWQVTNNKIVSAGGHGIYIETGGGGGVVSGNYARSNGNNAIRLLDAQEWTSTLISGNCLYGSLGSDDVYNRDQNASYTVGGVGNFWGSTTGTTGYSETCADANSNGICDSAYTVPGNPTRSDTAALKTAPASCGITTPSSLHHLEIQHASGSGVTCAANTLTVRACQDASCSTHYTGGVSGSLSAGAGATVVWPSGSGFSIGSGSSSTSVAMQMTTVGSALLGATASSPTASSSTSCNFGSPSCTFSAAGAGFQFDVLNHVSDASQSVTLKSVRADNNNSCSPVFVSQAKTLKFKCSYTNPSSGYVPVRVAGASLNSGNDSAAVCDATGRDVSLSFNASGDASFTLQYADVGQMGLTATYTGSGSDAGLVMTGSDSFVAKPAGFALSAIKQTASPQAANPVPADAAGAKFIKAGESFGLTLTAQNSSGGTTRNFGRESPAEGVTLTPTLLLPAGGTNGNLSNGSVAGGSFSSGVATLSNLTYSEVGIIRLSSALGDGDYLGAGSVASSNSANIGRITPHHFKTEVTQACANTFSYAGQPFTVKLTALNAAEAITVNYAGASGFARDHTLKEGVALGLGSFGSTGTISSTAFSSGVATLSTPAYSFTSKQSGPGTLVVRSEDTDTLSSSGFTEGSTLLRSGRLRLSNAFGSQALPLELGIELQYWSGKSWIKNTQDSCTSILPSAVVLYNKLAPSGASTTALNNSVTSINFLTGKLTLSAASPATAGSLDLAINLGSGTADAACTSLARDPSVGTNKPWLRSQYGSGGTCGSAWDRDPSARASFGIFSPETRRTLHARELF, encoded by the coding sequence ATGAGGGCGCTGCGGCGGTCAGCGGCGGCGGCCCTGCTGCTCGGTCTCCTGCTGGCAGCGACGGCCGCCCGGGCCACGACCTACAAGGTCGGCACGGCCAGCGCCAGCTGCAGCGCGCCGACCCACAGCACGATCACCGCGGCCCTGGCCGCGGCCGGTGCTTCCGGCAGCAACCACACGATCAACATCTGCGCCGGCACCTATGCCGAGAACAACCTCGACATCACCGGGTCTGGCCATGCCGGGCTGACCCTGCAGTCGCTCAGCGGCTCCATCGACGTCAAGATCTGGCCGGGCAACTGCACCGGCAACAAGCTGATCACGGTCAGCAAGACCAATGTGACGCTCAAGGGTCTGGACCTGCTGGGGCCCAACGGCAACTGCGTGGCCGTGTCAGGCAGTGATGCCGGCAACTTCACCGGCCAGAACCTCAAGGTCGACTCCCAGGGCGACGGCCTGAATTTCAGCGGCTATTCGCCGGCCCTGGTGCTGAGCAATGTCACCATCGTCTCGGCCAAGGGCATGGGGATTGATGTGGCCGGCACCGGCGACACCGTCACCATGACCGGCATCACTGTGACAGGCGCCAAGACCCACGGCATCCACGTCAAGGGTCGAGCCGGCAGCCCGGTGTTCACCGACCTGCAGATCACCGCCACCTCGCACGGCCTCTATCTGGAAGACACCCAGCATGCGACGCTCAAGGTCGCCAGCCTCAGCCGCAACTCGATCAGCGCCGGCAACGACGGCCTGCATTACGTGGGTGACATCGGCACCTTCAAGGTCTACGACACCAACCTCTCGGGCGGCACCGACAGCACCAATGACAACGCCGTCCAGGTGCAGAGCAATGTCTGGGGCGCCTGGGAGATCAAGCGGATCACCATAGGTGCTTCGCGCGGTGGCGCAGTCCGCGTCAACGGTGGCGACAGCCCCGTGCTCGAAGACCTGGACATCACGTCCGAGAAGGAAGGCATCTATCTCAAGGATTCGCAGCACGCGTCGATCCGCGTGAATACGCTGAGCAAGAACACGATCCAGGCCGGCACCACCGGCATCTACCTGGCCGGCAACGCCGGCACCTTCACGGTCAACAAGACCGAGCTCACGGCCGGCACCGGCGGCAGCCACCACGGCATCCGCGCCAACAAGACCTGGGGTGCCTGGCAGGTCACCAACAACAAGATCGTCAGTGCCGGCGGCCACGGCATCTACATAGAAACCGGCGGCGGCGGCGGCGTGGTCAGCGGCAACTACGCGCGCAGCAACGGCAACAACGCGATCCGACTGCTGGATGCCCAGGAATGGACCAGCACCCTGATTTCGGGCAACTGCCTCTATGGCAGCCTGGGCAGCGACGATGTCTACAACCGCGACCAGAACGCCAGCTACACCGTGGGCGGCGTCGGAAACTTCTGGGGCAGCACCACCGGCACGACCGGCTATTCCGAGACCTGCGCCGACGCCAATTCCAACGGCATCTGCGACAGCGCCTACACCGTGCCCGGCAACCCGACCCGCAGCGACACTGCAGCGCTGAAGACGGCCCCCGCCAGCTGCGGCATCACCACGCCCAGCAGCCTGCACCACCTGGAGATCCAGCATGCCAGCGGCAGCGGCGTCACCTGCGCAGCCAATACCCTGACCGTGCGGGCCTGCCAGGACGCCAGCTGCAGCACGCATTACACCGGCGGCGTCAGCGGCAGCCTGAGCGCCGGGGCCGGTGCCACCGTGGTCTGGCCCTCGGGCAGCGGCTTCAGCATTGGCAGCGGTTCCAGCTCGACGAGCGTGGCCATGCAGATGACCACCGTGGGCTCGGCCCTGCTGGGTGCCACGGCCAGCTCGCCGACGGCCAGTTCCTCCACGAGCTGCAACTTCGGCAGCCCCAGCTGCACCTTCAGCGCCGCCGGCGCAGGCTTCCAGTTCGATGTGCTGAACCATGTGTCCGATGCCAGCCAGAGCGTGACCCTCAAGTCGGTGCGGGCGGACAACAACAACAGCTGTTCGCCGGTCTTCGTCAGCCAGGCCAAGACGCTGAAGTTCAAGTGCAGCTACACCAACCCCAGCAGCGGCTATGTGCCGGTGCGCGTCGCCGGTGCCTCGCTGAACAGCGGCAATGACTCGGCCGCCGTCTGCGATGCCACCGGCCGCGACGTGAGCCTGAGCTTCAATGCCAGCGGTGATGCCAGCTTTACGCTGCAATACGCCGACGTGGGTCAGATGGGCCTGACTGCAACCTACACCGGCAGCGGCAGCGATGCCGGCCTGGTGATGACCGGCAGCGACAGCTTCGTCGCCAAGCCGGCCGGCTTCGCCCTCAGTGCGATCAAGCAGACGGCTTCGCCACAGGCCGCGAACCCGGTTCCAGCGGATGCGGCCGGCGCCAAGTTCATCAAGGCCGGCGAGAGCTTCGGGCTCACGCTGACGGCCCAGAACAGCAGTGGTGGCACCACCCGCAATTTCGGGCGCGAGAGCCCGGCCGAAGGCGTGACGCTCACGCCGACCTTGCTGCTGCCGGCCGGCGGAACCAATGGCAACCTCAGCAACGGCAGCGTTGCCGGCGGCAGCTTCAGCTCCGGCGTCGCCACGCTCAGCAACCTGACCTACAGCGAGGTGGGCATCATCCGCCTGAGCTCGGCGCTGGGCGACGGCGACTACCTGGGCGCCGGCAGCGTGGCAAGCAGCAACAGCGCCAACATAGGCCGCATCACGCCCCACCATTTCAAGACCGAGGTCACCCAAGCCTGCGCCAATACCTTCAGCTACGCGGGCCAGCCCTTCACGGTGAAGCTGACCGCGCTCAACGCGGCCGAGGCCATCACGGTCAACTATGCAGGCGCGAGCGGCTTCGCCCGAGATCACACGCTCAAGGAAGGCGTGGCCCTGGGCCTGGGCAGCTTCGGTTCCACGGGCACCATCTCGAGTACCGCCTTCAGCAGTGGCGTTGCAACGCTGAGTACTCCGGCCTACAGCTTCACCAGCAAGCAGAGCGGCCCCGGCACCCTGGTCGTGCGCAGCGAAGACACCGACACCCTCAGCTCCTCAGGCTTCACCGAAGGCAGCACCCTGCTGCGCAGTGGCCGGCTGCGCCTGTCCAATGCCTTCGGCTCGCAGGCCCTGCCGCTGGAGCTGGGCATCGAGCTGCAGTACTGGAGCGGCAAGAGCTGGATCAAGAACACGCAGGACAGCTGTACCAGCATCCTGCCCAGCGCCGTCGTGCTCTACAACAAGCTCGCGCCCAGCGGCGCCTCGACCACGGCCCTGAACAACAGCGTCACGTCGATCAACTTCCTGACCGGCAAGCTGACGCTTTCTGCGGCTTCGCCCGCCACCGCCGGCAGCCTGGACCTGGCCATCAACCTCGGCAGCGGCACGGCCGACGCGGCCTGCACCAGCCTGGCCCGGGATCCCAGCGTCGGCACGAACAAGCCCTGGCTGCGCTCGCAGTACGGCAGCGGCGGCACCTGCGGCAGCGCCTGGGACCGCGACCCCAGCGCACGCGCCAGCTTCGGCATCTTCTCGCCCGAGACCCGGAGGACGCTGCATGCGCGCGAACTCTTCTGA
- a CDS encoding type II secretion system protein: MRANSSERGFTMAELVMVIVIMGVLAVVALPRIQASMGFDDEAWRQDVATALRHAHHTAVAARRLVCANVATGSVTLSIAGANPASSCSASIPGYNGNAAFASSSKAPATTSATLYFQPSGRVTSDGAGSTAADFTITISSQPSTTVSVTGETGHVE; this comes from the coding sequence ATGCGCGCGAACTCTTCTGAGCGGGGTTTTACGATGGCCGAGCTGGTGATGGTGATCGTCATCATGGGCGTGCTGGCCGTGGTCGCCCTGCCGCGCATCCAGGCCAGCATGGGCTTCGACGACGAGGCCTGGCGCCAGGACGTGGCCACCGCATTGCGCCACGCCCACCACACGGCCGTGGCTGCGCGGCGACTGGTCTGCGCCAATGTCGCCACCGGCAGCGTGACCCTCAGCATTGCCGGAGCCAACCCTGCCAGCAGTTGCTCCGCCTCGATTCCCGGCTACAACGGCAATGCCGCCTTCGCCAGCAGCAGCAAGGCCCCGGCTACCACCAGCGCGACGCTGTACTTCCAGCCCTCGGGTCGCGTCACCAGTGACGGCGCCGGCAGCACGGCCGCCGATTTCACGATCACGATCAGCAGCCAGCCCAGCACGACGGTCAGCGTGACCGGGGAGACCGGCCATGTGGAATAG
- a CDS encoding prepilin-type N-terminal cleavage/methylation domain-containing protein: MWNRQQRSLAQRGFTLPEALLVIVVLGLGLAGIMKAYSTVAAGSADPVVQKQLLSIAEELMEEVQLRPYAVAGNVAPTGCARNTFNDVRDYDGYATTGQVCSIDGSPIGQAGVVYTISISVQPTTLAGVASALQITVTVSQSGQTLSLVGYRTDYAGP, translated from the coding sequence ATGTGGAATAGGCAGCAGCGCTCACTGGCTCAGCGGGGCTTCACGCTGCCGGAGGCGCTCCTGGTCATCGTGGTCCTGGGGCTGGGCCTGGCCGGCATCATGAAGGCCTATTCCACGGTGGCCGCCGGATCGGCCGACCCGGTGGTGCAGAAGCAGCTGCTCAGCATCGCCGAGGAGCTGATGGAAGAAGTGCAGCTGCGGCCCTATGCGGTGGCCGGCAACGTGGCACCCACGGGTTGCGCGCGCAACACCTTCAACGACGTGCGCGACTACGACGGCTATGCCACGACCGGTCAGGTCTGCAGCATCGACGGCAGTCCCATCGGACAGGCAGGGGTGGTGTACACGATCTCCATTTCCGTGCAGCCGACCACCTTGGCAGGTGTCGCCAGCGCCTTGCAGATCACGGTCACCGTGAGCCAGTCCGGCCAGACCCTGAGCCTGGTCGGCTACCGGACCGACTACGCCGGCCCATGA
- a CDS encoding prepilin-type N-terminal cleavage/methylation domain-containing protein, with translation MNSQPHRPRPDLGFTLVEMVITIVILSVVAVALSLFLKPALETYFTSSSRAALADDADTALRRLLRDVRSAVPNSIRIPSNQCVEMVPTTAGGRVRMGPDTVNDFPPGCSPGTACSAPLSPTQATTAIDLLTPLSSTPAIGDFLVIGNQNANDVYGGVNRAAITGVLPISPSQGKHRLTIASTQFPPGFDSGRFSIVSNAEKAVFYVCSGGSLWRLSNYGFNAGYPASCPSTAGGRKVASGLTSCSFVYDPNPGASPQFGYLWVQLELSRNGESATIAGGAHVVNAP, from the coding sequence ATGAACAGCCAGCCGCACCGCCCCCGCCCCGACCTGGGCTTCACCCTGGTGGAGATGGTGATCACCATCGTCATCCTGTCGGTGGTGGCCGTGGCGCTGTCCCTGTTCCTGAAGCCGGCGCTTGAGACCTACTTCACCAGCAGTTCGCGCGCCGCCCTGGCCGACGATGCCGACACCGCCTTGCGCCGCCTGCTGCGCGACGTGCGCTCGGCCGTGCCCAACTCGATCCGCATTCCCAGCAACCAGTGCGTGGAGATGGTGCCGACGACCGCCGGTGGCCGGGTCCGCATGGGGCCGGACACGGTCAACGACTTCCCACCGGGCTGCAGCCCTGGCACGGCCTGCTCCGCACCGCTCAGCCCGACCCAGGCGACCACGGCCATCGACCTGCTGACGCCGTTGAGCAGCACGCCAGCCATCGGCGACTTCCTGGTCATCGGCAATCAGAATGCCAACGATGTCTATGGCGGCGTCAACCGGGCTGCCATCACCGGGGTCCTTCCGATCAGCCCCAGCCAGGGCAAGCACCGACTGACCATCGCCTCGACCCAGTTTCCGCCGGGTTTCGACAGCGGCCGCTTCAGCATCGTCTCGAATGCCGAGAAGGCCGTGTTCTACGTCTGCAGCGGAGGCTCGCTGTGGCGGCTTTCGAACTACGGCTTCAATGCCGGCTATCCGGCCAGTTGCCCGTCCACGGCCGGAGGCCGGAAGGTGGCCAGCGGCCTGACCAGCTGCAGCTTCGTCTACGACCCCAACCCGGGCGCCTCGCCCCAGTTCGGCTACCTCTGGGTACAGCTGGAGTTGAGCCGCAACGGCGAATCCGCCACCATCGCCGGTGGCGCCCACGTCGTGAACGCGCCATGA
- a CDS encoding MSHA biogenesis protein MshP, with the protein MKNKKSQAQNGLGAVAVLILLVVLAGLAAALVRLGSSSAASSALDITAARALQAANAGTQWGLFQALRGSWTTCAGTSQTLDLSNQLGMRVTVSCSSSLYNEGEVSEGTARTVRIYTIDAVACNSNACPDNSRAASPGYVERRKQVQASDS; encoded by the coding sequence ATGAAGAACAAGAAGTCGCAAGCTCAGAACGGCCTCGGTGCCGTCGCCGTGCTGATTCTGCTGGTGGTGCTGGCGGGCCTGGCCGCCGCCCTGGTGCGCCTGGGCAGCAGCAGCGCCGCCAGCAGCGCACTCGACATCACGGCAGCCCGTGCGCTGCAGGCCGCCAATGCCGGCACGCAGTGGGGCCTGTTCCAGGCGCTACGCGGCAGCTGGACCACCTGCGCCGGCACCAGCCAGACGCTGGACCTGAGCAACCAGCTCGGCATGCGGGTCACGGTCAGCTGCAGCTCCAGCCTCTACAACGAAGGCGAGGTCAGCGAAGGCACGGCCAGGACGGTGCGCATCTACACGATCGATGCCGTGGCCTGCAATTCGAACGCCTGCCCCGACAACAGCCGCGCCGCCTCGCCCGGCTACGTCGAGCGCCGCAAGCAGGTGCAGGCCAGCGACAGCTGA
- a CDS encoding diguanylate cyclase: MSLAPMSFYAGQGQLLELIARGAPLAETLQRLALLIEAQSAGLYCSVLLLDEDGVHVRPGVGPRLPPQYLQALDGYPIGPEVGSCGSAMALQQTVIVTDIRSDPRWAPYKGLIEGDGFRACWSTPILATDRRVLGSFAMYYKEVRSPGAEELDLLAAATQLAGIAIERQRKQDQIARYQSQLEALVEQRTAELERTLMEQRAIFDSATVAILVVDKDRIIRRCNRRAEELLGYAAGELVGLSTRAYFCSDETWQEFHRSAGPMIASGQGYSEELMVRRKEGTNIWCSCHGKALDPQDLSKGTLWIGIEITERHDAEALRQQTLLEYEAILDNASVGITFTRDQTFLHCNERFGEMFGWQAHELVGRATRVVYPDEAAFDALSRKAIPVLGDGGRLDVELQMMKRDGTLFWCRMLAKAIDPQDSRKGTIFITEDISARNEADRALQQALFELQAIFDNTNAGIMLIRDRHVIRCNRGVELMLGYSPGELIGLSTRPLFSSEAEFLTFGEEAYETLNKGEVWVGEAQLLRRDGSPVEVSMHGKAMDVHDPSKGALWVSHDITARKAAESALRAANEKLERSLAVVGQTNREVSLLGELSSFLQACETPQEAYDCLRRYGPRLFPGSGGALYLLAPGEELLEECMAWGELGEVEPSFGSNDCWALRRGRPHHLNGDGHSLCCPHLHLREQLPGSTCLPLVAQGDTFGLLTLLHREPPVEAEHNDMRQRLAVALAEQTGLALANIRLRETLRLQSIRDPLTGLYNRRFLDEALRRELARSKRHQSSLALAVVDVDHFKQFNDRHGHDAGDLVLQQVAAALQSRVRESDVVCRFGGEEFIVLLTDLSPELALRRCEDLLDAVRRLQPVYAGKPLGPLTASLGLALHPVHGDKGQALIEAADAALYAAKHGGRDRIVVAGTPGLAAA, translated from the coding sequence ATGTCGCTTGCGCCAATGTCCTTCTATGCCGGGCAGGGCCAGCTGCTCGAGCTGATTGCCCGCGGTGCGCCGCTGGCCGAGACCCTGCAGCGTCTGGCGCTGCTGATCGAAGCCCAGTCGGCCGGCCTGTACTGCTCGGTGCTGCTGCTGGACGAGGACGGCGTCCATGTGCGGCCGGGTGTAGGGCCGCGCCTGCCGCCTCAGTACCTGCAGGCGCTGGACGGCTATCCGATCGGCCCCGAGGTCGGCTCGTGCGGCAGTGCAATGGCGCTGCAGCAGACCGTCATCGTCACCGACATCCGCAGCGACCCCCGCTGGGCGCCGTACAAGGGCTTGATCGAAGGGGACGGATTTCGCGCCTGCTGGTCCACGCCCATCCTGGCCACCGACCGCCGCGTGCTGGGTTCGTTCGCGATGTACTACAAGGAGGTGCGCTCGCCAGGGGCCGAAGAGCTGGATCTGCTGGCCGCCGCCACCCAGCTCGCCGGCATCGCCATCGAGCGCCAACGCAAGCAGGACCAGATCGCGCGCTACCAGTCGCAGCTTGAGGCCCTGGTGGAGCAGCGCACGGCCGAGCTGGAGCGCACGCTGATGGAACAGCGCGCCATCTTCGACAGCGCCACCGTCGCCATCCTGGTGGTCGACAAGGACCGCATCATCCGGCGATGCAACCGCCGCGCCGAGGAATTGCTGGGCTATGCGGCCGGCGAGCTGGTGGGCCTTTCGACCCGGGCCTACTTCTGTTCCGACGAGACCTGGCAGGAGTTCCACCGTTCGGCCGGTCCGATGATCGCTTCGGGGCAGGGCTATTCGGAAGAGCTGATGGTGCGGCGCAAGGAGGGCACCAACATCTGGTGCAGCTGCCACGGCAAGGCACTGGACCCGCAGGACCTGTCCAAGGGCACGCTCTGGATCGGCATCGAGATCACCGAGCGCCACGATGCCGAGGCCCTGCGCCAACAGACGCTGCTGGAGTACGAGGCCATCCTCGACAACGCCTCGGTCGGCATCACCTTCACACGCGACCAGACCTTTCTGCACTGCAACGAGCGTTTCGGCGAGATGTTCGGCTGGCAGGCCCACGAGCTGGTGGGGCGTGCCACGCGCGTCGTCTATCCCGATGAAGCGGCGTTTGATGCGCTGAGCCGCAAGGCCATTCCGGTGCTGGGTGATGGCGGGCGGCTGGACGTCGAGCTGCAGATGATGAAGCGCGACGGCACGCTGTTCTGGTGCCGCATGCTGGCCAAGGCCATCGACCCGCAGGACAGCCGCAAGGGCACGATCTTCATTACCGAGGACATCAGCGCCCGCAACGAGGCCGACCGGGCGTTGCAGCAGGCCCTGTTCGAGCTGCAGGCGATCTTCGACAACACCAATGCCGGCATCATGCTGATCCGCGACCGGCATGTGATCCGCTGCAACCGGGGCGTCGAGCTGATGCTGGGCTACTCGCCGGGCGAGCTGATCGGACTCTCGACACGGCCGCTGTTCAGCAGCGAGGCCGAGTTCCTGACCTTTGGCGAGGAGGCCTACGAGACGCTGAACAAGGGCGAGGTCTGGGTCGGCGAGGCCCAGCTGCTGCGGCGTGACGGCAGCCCGGTCGAGGTCAGCATGCATGGCAAGGCCATGGATGTGCACGATCCCTCCAAGGGCGCGCTGTGGGTGTCGCATGACATCACGGCGCGCAAGGCCGCCGAGTCGGCGCTGCGTGCGGCCAACGAGAAGCTGGAGCGCAGTCTGGCGGTGGTCGGCCAGACCAACCGCGAGGTCAGCCTGCTGGGTGAGCTGTCCAGCTTCCTGCAGGCCTGCGAGACACCCCAGGAGGCCTACGACTGCTTGCGCCGCTACGGCCCGCGCCTGTTCCCGGGCAGTGGAGGGGCCCTCTACCTGCTGGCGCCGGGCGAGGAGCTGCTGGAGGAATGCATGGCCTGGGGCGAGCTGGGCGAAGTCGAGCCCAGCTTCGGCAGCAACGATTGCTGGGCCCTGCGTCGCGGCCGTCCGCATCATCTGAACGGCGACGGCCATTCACTTTGCTGCCCTCACCTGCACCTGCGCGAGCAACTGCCGGGCAGTACCTGTCTGCCGCTGGTGGCCCAGGGGGACACCTTCGGGCTACTGACCCTGTTGCACCGCGAGCCGCCGGTCGAGGCCGAGCACAACGACATGCGACAGCGGCTGGCCGTGGCGCTGGCCGAACAGACCGGCCTGGCACTCGCCAACATCCGGCTGCGCGAGACGCTGCGATTGCAGTCGATCCGCGATCCGCTCACGGGCCTGTACAACCGCCGCTTTCTCGACGAGGCGCTCAGGCGTGAGCTGGCCCGTTCCAAGCGCCATCAGTCGTCGCTGGCCCTGGCCGTCGTCGACGTGGACCATTTCAAGCAGTTCAACGACCGCCATGGCCACGATGCCGGTGACCTGGTGCTGCAGCAGGTGGCGGCCGCCCTGCAGTCGCGGGTGCGCGAGAGCGATGTGGTCTGCCGCTTCGGTGGCGAAGAATTCATCGTGCTGCTGACCGACCTCAGCCCTGAGCTGGCCCTGCGCCGCTGCGAGGACCTGCTGGATGCGGTGCGCCGGCTCCAGCCGGTCTATGCCGGCAAGCCGCTGGGCCCCCTCACGGCCTCGCTGGGCCTGGCCCTGCATCCGGTCCACGGCGACAAGGGTCAGGCGCTGATCGAGGCGGCGGATGCAGCGCTTTATGCCGCCAAGCACGGCGGACGCGACCGCATCGTCGTCGCCGGCACGCCGGGCCTGGCAGCCGCCTGA